Proteins encoded by one window of Castor canadensis chromosome 2, mCasCan1.hap1v2, whole genome shotgun sequence:
- the LOC109702225 gene encoding NXPE family member 2-like: protein MMEKTLIIRTLTLFANVIARKLLLVLTFILVFWVIYLASTDHTKYLNHLRNPIDLNQWSIFKKFSPSEAPLNPAVSPTETELRVREIMEKLDRLIPPRPFTHINTTTSTKHSTATILNPQDTYCRGDQLDILLEARDHLGHRKEYGGNFLRARMYSPALKAGASGKVTDFNNGTYLVSFTLFWEGQVSLSVLLTHPSEGASALWRARNRGYDRIMFLGKFANGTSQVFTECGLSPNTSAELCQYLDARDQEAFYCVRPPRVPCAALTHVNSRNKDISYLSREEWSLFHRSNIGVEMMKDLSSIKVLPCNKSENIKKKCQTGMKTPFPSGYTLEGRWITTFCQQIKFNATEGIRGCLERKLIYLMGDSTLRQWIYFLPKVVKTLKVFDHHGTGVFKTHVLLDAERHILIQWKKHSHPFVTQTLFSVKDENYIPRQIDQLAGDSGTAIVITIGQHFRPFPIDIFIRRAINVKKAIERLLLRSPETKVILKTENTRELYLNTELFSDFHGYIQNLVIRDIFMDLNVGIIDAWDMTVAYNNYNVHPSDVIIGNQIDMFLNYIC, encoded by the exons TACTTGAACCACTTGAGAAACCCTATTGACCTGAATCAATGGAGCATCTTCAAAAAGTTCTCACCCTCTGAAGCGCCTCTGAACCCAGCAGTTTCACCAACAGAGACTGAGCTGAGAGTCAGGGAGATCATGGAGAAACTAGACCGGCTGATCCCACCCAGACCCTTCACCCACATAAACACCACCACAAGCACCAAACACAGCACAGCCACCATCCTCAACCCTCAAGACACATACTGCAGGGGGGACCAGCTGGACATCCTGCTGGAGGCGAGGGACCACCTGGGCCACAGGAAGGAATATGGTGGGAACTTCCTAAGGGCTAGGATGTACTCCCCAGCCCTGAAGGCAGGAGCTTCGGGAAAGGTGACAGACTTCAACAATGGCACCTACCTTGTCAGTTTCACTCTGTTCTGGGAGGGTCAGGTCTCCCTTTCTGTCCTACTCACCCACCCCAGTGAAGGGGCGTCTGCTCTCTGGAGGGCAAGGAACCGAGGCTATGATAGAATTATGTTCCTAGGTAAATTTGCTAATGGCACCTCCCAAGTCTTCACTGAATGTGGCCTGAGCCCAAACACAAGTGCTGAGCTGTGCCAGTATCTTGATGCTCGTGACCAAGAAGCTTTCTACTGCGTGAGGCCTCCACGTGTTCCCTGTGCTGCACTCACCCACGTGAATTCCAGAAACAAGGACATTTCCTATCTTAGCAGGGAAGAATGGAGTCTTTTCCACAG GTCCAACATAGGGGTTGAAATGATGAAGGACTTGAGCTCCATCAAGGTCTTACCATGTAACA AGagtgaaaacataaaaaagaaatgtcagaCTGGAATGAAGACTCCTTTCCCCAGTGGTTATACTTTGGAAGGAAGGTGGATTACAACATTTTGCCAGCAGATCAAGTTCAATGCCACAGAAGGTATACGTGGCTGCTTGGAAAGAAAACTTATTTACCTCATGGGAGATTCAACACTGCGTCAGTGGATTTACTTTTTACCAAAAGTTGTGaaaa CCTTAAAGGTTTTTGATCATCATGGAACCGGGGTCTTTAAAACACATGTTCTTCTGGATGCTGAAAGACATATTTTAATTCAGTGGAAAAAGCATAGCCATCCATTTGTTACCCAAACGCTGTTCTCGGTGAAAGATGAAAACTACATCCCACGGCAAATTGATCAGTTGGCAGGAGACAGTGGCACAGCAATTGTCATTACCATTGGCCAACACTTCAGACCCTTCCCTATCGACATTTTCATCCGTAGGGCCATCAATGTTAAAAAGGCCATTGAACGTCTACTCTTGCGAAGTCCAGAGACCAAGGTGATACTTAAAACTGAAAATACCAGGGAGCTATATCTTAATACAGAGCTATTTAGTGACTTTCATGGTTATATACAGAATCTTGTCATAAGGGACATTTTTATGGATCTCAATGTGGGTATTATTGATGCCTGGGACATGACAGTTGCATATAACAATTATAATGTCCATCCATCTGATGTTATTATTGGAAATCAGATTGACATGTTCTTAAACTACATTTGCTag